A genomic region of Antennarius striatus isolate MH-2024 chromosome 16, ASM4005453v1, whole genome shotgun sequence contains the following coding sequences:
- the mreg gene encoding melanoregulin, giving the protein MGAAFRMCLQTCCCCCCNFDDDDDDEKQPLVPQDPLEYFNREVQKRRDEETNLWSTPGDPSHTEREDDRVLYSLLQARNMTRMGSTGYRRLSVDIEAMRDTRREVRDKWQTILENLGFMAEAETLLTVSAGASYDRMRNAVAARDMLNTLHSETSIFSTREPPPERYLFILDRLLYLDIAEDFLAKAKRFYPPNDYSDEETPGLSIDLPALLARVSSMNGGGNEEEDDDEESDREDET; this is encoded by the exons ATGGGTGCGGCCTTCAGGATGTGTTTGcagacctgctgctgctgctgctgcaacttTGACGACGATGACGACGACGAGAAGCAGCCGTTAGTACC TCAGGATCCGTTGGAGTATTTCAACCGGGAAGTCCAGAAGCGGCGCGATGAGGAGACCAACCTGTGGAGCACACCGGGAGACCCCAGCCACACAGAGAGGGAGGACGACCGGGTCCTGTACAGCCTGCTGCAGGCCAGGAACATGACCCGCATGGGATCCACG GGCTATCGCCGTCTGAGCGTCGACATCGAGGCCATGAGAGACACCCGTCGGGAGGTCAGAGACAAATGGCAGACGATCCTGGAGAACTTAG GTTTCATGGCGGAGGCTGAGACGTTGCTGACGGTGTCTGCCGGGGCCTCGTACGACCGCATGCGTAACGCGGTGGCGGCGCGTGACATGCTCAACACGCTCCACTCTGAAACATCCATCTTCAGCACCCGGGAACCCCCGCCTGAGAGATATCTGTTCATCCTG GATCGTCTCTTGTACCTCGACATAGCTGAAGATTTTCTGGCCAAGGCAAAACGCTTCTACCCCCCCAACGATTACTCCGACGAGGAAACCCCGGGTCTGTCCATAGACCTGCCGGCCTTGCTTGCCAGGGTGAGCTCCATGAACGGTGGGGGCAAcgaggaagaagatgatgatgaggagagtGATAGAGAAGATGAAACATGA